A single region of the Fusarium fujikuroi IMI 58289 draft genome, chromosome FFUJ_chr05 genome encodes:
- a CDS encoding related to metallo-beta-lactamase family protein has protein sequence MSFTPEPYDPVTADSWLVCDTCGTQFPTSDRSALKTCHICDDPRQFVPPSGQSFSTLGDLKKRHTNEWTKCSSDENITFISSQPKLAIGQRAILIKTPEGNILWDCITLLDDETVERIKSEGGLKAIVISHPHFYSTHVQWARAFNCPVYLSAEDKVWTTLSSTHQIFLTALETPIVSSAKAIKLGGHFPGSMVLHYNSRLFIADTLMTTASGVGNWSVDATGASRSRPAGLNSFSFLWSIPNFIPLGVGEMARMWGVLKGYEFGATHGGFMGMDIESEDVKGRVLESMKIQAGFIGDKEFEEKL, from the coding sequence ATGAGCTTCACCCCAGAGCCCTACGACCCCGTCACTGCCGACTCATGGCTCGTCTGTGACACCTGCGGAACTCAATTCCCAACGTCTGATCGCAGCGCGCTCAAGACATGTCACATCTGCGATGACCCCCGCCAATTCGTGCCGCCGTCTGGCCAGTCGTTCTCTACGCTGGGGGACTTGAAAAAGAGGCATACCAACGAATGGACCAAGTGTTCTTCTGATGAGAACATCACGTTCATTTCGTCGCAGCCGAAATTGGCGATTGGACAGCGTGCTATTCTTATCAAAACACCGGAGGGGAACATTCTCTGGGATTGTATCACgttgcttgatgatgagactgTTGAGAGGATCAAGAGCGAGGGCGGGTTGAAGGCGATTGTTATAAGTCACCCGCATTTCTACAGCACCCATGTTCAATGGGCTCGCGCATTCAATTGCCCAGTCTATCTCTCCGCCGAAGACAAAGTCTGGACAACCCTCTCCTCAACACACCAAATCTTCCTCACAGCCCTCGAAACGCCCATCGTCTCCAGCGCaaaggccatcaagctcgGCGGGCACTTCCCAGGCTCCATGGTGCTGCACTACAACTCGCGGCTGTTCATAGCCGACACGCTTATGACGACGGCGTCAGGCGTCGGGAACTGGAGTGTAGACGCCACGGGTGCCTCGCGGTCCCGACCGGCTGGGTTGAACTCGTTCTCGTTCCTGTGGAGCATTCCCAACTTCATTCCTCTGGGCGTCGGggagatggcgaggatgTGGGGGGTTCTGAAGGGGTATGAGTTTGGGGCTACGCATGGAGGGTTCATGGGGATGGATATTGAGAGTGAGGATGTCAAGGGGAGGGTTTTGGAGAGTATGAAGATACAGGCTGGGTTTATTGGAGATAAGGAGTTTGAGGAGAAGCTGTGA